A genome region from Natranaeroarchaeum sulfidigenes includes the following:
- a CDS encoding hemolysin family protein, translating to MMPFVSDPVVLDLLSTVLAGGAPPVDGAVDVLSREAVTAGGILAIVVLIGLSAFFASSEIAIFSLGNHRVSALVEEGARGARTLEALKSKPRRLLVTILVGNNIANIAMSSIATGLLGMYFDGGQAVLIATFGITSIVLLFGESAPKSYAVENSESWALRISRPLKLSEYLLFPLIVIFDRLTRIINRLMGSEGNFENAYVTRSEIQDMIETGEREGVLEADEHEMLQRILRFRNRIAKEVMVPRLDVVGVPAEASVEEAVDVAIESGYSRLPVYEGTLDDVVGVVEVNDLVDASGNGENLTARDVAIDPYIVPESKDVDEILTELREDRRRLAIVVDEFGTTAGIVTMEDIVEEIIGEVLGKTEQVPIRWLAENVVLVRGEVNVHEVNEALDIELPEGGEFESIAGFVFDRAGRLVEEGETVTHDGVKLVVQTAENNRILEVRVELPKEQVPDESDEQ from the coding sequence ATGATGCCGTTCGTATCCGATCCGGTCGTACTCGATCTACTGTCGACGGTGCTCGCCGGGGGAGCGCCACCGGTCGACGGTGCAGTCGACGTGTTGTCACGTGAAGCAGTGACAGCGGGTGGAATCCTCGCAATTGTCGTACTGATCGGCCTCTCGGCCTTCTTTGCCTCCTCGGAGATCGCTATCTTCTCTCTCGGGAACCACCGCGTCAGCGCGCTCGTCGAGGAGGGTGCTCGCGGAGCGAGGACACTCGAAGCCCTGAAATCGAAGCCGAGACGACTGCTGGTGACGATTCTGGTCGGAAACAACATCGCCAATATCGCGATGTCCTCGATCGCGACTGGTCTGCTCGGCATGTATTTCGACGGCGGACAGGCCGTCCTCATCGCCACGTTCGGGATCACGTCGATCGTCCTGCTGTTCGGCGAGAGCGCACCCAAATCCTATGCCGTCGAAAACAGCGAATCGTGGGCCCTGCGGATATCAAGGCCCCTGAAACTGTCCGAATATCTGCTCTTTCCGCTGATCGTTATCTTCGACAGGTTGACGCGGATCATCAACCGGCTCATGGGAAGCGAGGGGAACTTCGAGAACGCCTACGTCACGCGCTCGGAGATTCAGGACATGATCGAGACGGGCGAGCGCGAGGGCGTCCTGGAGGCCGACGAACACGAGATGCTCCAGCGGATTCTCCGGTTTCGCAACCGGATCGCCAAGGAGGTGATGGTGCCCCGTCTCGATGTCGTCGGCGTCCCCGCCGAGGCGAGTGTCGAGGAGGCAGTCGACGTCGCAATCGAAAGCGGCTACTCCCGGCTTCCGGTGTACGAGGGGACGCTCGACGACGTGGTCGGCGTCGTGGAAGTGAACGACCTTGTCGATGCGAGCGGTAACGGCGAAAACCTGACCGCACGTGATGTCGCAATCGATCCCTACATCGTCCCGGAATCGAAAGACGTCGACGAGATCCTGACCGAGCTCCGGGAGGATCGACGCAGACTGGCGATCGTCGTCGACGAGTTCGGCACGACCGCCGGAATCGTCACCATGGAGGATATCGTCGAGGAGATCATCGGCGAGGTGCTCGGCAAGACCGAACAGGTGCCGATCCGGTGGCTCGCCGAGAACGTCGTACTCGTCCGGGGGGAGGTGAACGTCCACGAAGTCAACGAGGCGCTCGATATCGAGCTACCGGAGGGCGGCGAGTTCGAGTCGATTGCTGGTTTCGTGTTCGACCGGGCGGGACGCCTCGTCGAGGAGGGCGAGACGGTTACACACGACGGGGTGAAACTGGTCGTCCAGACCGCGGAGAACAACCGAATTCTGGAGGTTCGGGTCGAGCTTCCGAAGGAGCAAGTCCCGGACGAGAGTGACGAACAGTAA
- the pyrH gene encoding UMP kinase encodes MKVVVSIGGSVLAPDLGAERIREHAAVIEGLVEDGCTVGAVVGGGTVAREYIGTARDLGANEMRLDEIGIDVTRLNARLLISALGQEAVPSPAKTYEEAGEAIRRGDICVMGGVAPAQTTDAVSAALAEYVDADLLVYATSVPGVYSADPNETDDATKHERLSAAELVDVIAGIEMNAGSSAPVDLLAAKVIQRSGMRTIVLDGTKPERISGAVRYGDHEGTDVIPEGAGDEPTYWADEER; translated from the coding sequence ATGAAAGTGGTCGTTTCTATCGGCGGGAGCGTACTCGCGCCGGATCTGGGGGCCGAACGGATCCGCGAGCACGCCGCCGTCATCGAGGGACTGGTCGAGGACGGCTGTACCGTCGGTGCAGTTGTCGGCGGCGGCACCGTCGCGCGCGAGTATATCGGTACTGCACGGGATCTGGGCGCGAACGAGATGAGACTCGACGAGATCGGGATCGATGTCACACGTCTGAACGCACGTCTCCTGATCTCCGCATTGGGACAAGAAGCCGTACCCTCGCCCGCCAAAACCTACGAGGAGGCGGGCGAAGCGATCCGGCGCGGTGACATCTGTGTGATGGGTGGCGTTGCTCCGGCACAGACGACCGATGCCGTCAGCGCGGCTCTCGCGGAGTACGTCGACGCCGACCTGCTGGTCTACGCCACCAGCGTTCCCGGCGTCTACAGCGCCGATCCGAACGAAACCGATGACGCGACGAAACACGAGCGGCTTTCGGCGGCGGAACTCGTCGACGTGATCGCCGGGATCGAGATGAACGCAGGGAGTTCGGCACCGGTCGACCTGCTCGCCGCGAAGGTGATCCAACGGTCCGGGATGCGAACCATCGTTCTGGACGGTACGAAGCCCGAACGCATCTCGGGAGCGGTCCGCTACGGCGATCATGAGGGGACCGACGTGATCCCAGAGGGCGCAGGCGATGAACCGACCTACTGGGCCGACGAGGAGCGATGA
- the lysS gene encoding lysine--tRNA ligase: protein MSEESDASVDSDPERPDHGVPPEYDPYLLREENEGDHHAFWADRVADQVEAREPDEPIVIKGGISPSGIPHLGNANEIVLGYFVAESLRERGHEVEQIFTTDDRDPLRGLPRKLADLDGEIVGLGEVDASALGRNLGKPYTAIPDPFGCCDSYGDHFSTLIAGIAEDLDIPIELVSNTACYEDGRFEDATEFLLENRETARNVLADYQDKVDEEYVPFNPICGECGTVTETVTGVDPDAGTVDYRCTDMEAGDQTIEGCGHEGTATLRDGKLPWRFEWVTQWRELGVDFEPFGKDHAEGSWPSGVDIARSVFDVEPPVPMVYEWFTLDGEPFSSSAGNVVMVPEVLELIEPEVLRYFFAKDPTRSRDFSIPRLDQLVDEFDRLEAIYYGDIDPGEESETAFAKRVYPFLVDDLEPGADPRETERPVRIPFRFAAVLGMTEDPELREEIAKREGHIPEDASDEVVENALARVERARRWARRTDNAYNYELKRESIPDIEFDADTKAALDELADFIETHDDPEAIQSEIYEIARRHDVEVGDFFAAGYRLFFDQEQGPKLGTFLAKLDEAFVLARLRRER from the coding sequence ATGAGCGAGGAATCAGACGCCAGCGTGGACTCCGATCCGGAGCGTCCCGATCACGGTGTCCCGCCGGAGTACGACCCGTACCTCTTGCGAGAAGAGAACGAGGGCGACCACCACGCGTTCTGGGCCGATCGCGTCGCCGATCAGGTCGAGGCACGCGAGCCAGACGAACCGATCGTGATCAAGGGCGGTATTTCTCCGTCGGGTATCCCACATCTTGGCAACGCAAACGAGATCGTGCTGGGCTACTTCGTCGCCGAATCGCTCCGCGAGCGGGGTCACGAGGTCGAACAGATCTTCACGACCGACGATCGCGATCCCCTGCGCGGGCTCCCACGCAAACTCGCTGATCTGGACGGCGAGATCGTCGGGCTCGGTGAGGTCGACGCCAGTGCCCTCGGCCGAAATCTGGGCAAGCCCTACACCGCGATACCCGACCCCTTCGGGTGCTGTGACTCCTATGGCGACCACTTCTCGACGCTGATCGCCGGAATCGCCGAAGATCTCGACATCCCGATCGAACTCGTCTCGAACACCGCCTGCTACGAGGACGGTCGGTTCGAGGATGCGACCGAGTTCCTGCTGGAGAACCGGGAAACTGCGCGGAACGTCCTCGCGGACTATCAGGACAAGGTCGACGAGGAGTACGTCCCGTTCAACCCGATCTGTGGGGAGTGCGGGACGGTAACAGAGACCGTGACCGGCGTTGACCCCGACGCTGGCACCGTCGACTATCGCTGCACCGACATGGAGGCGGGCGACCAGACGATCGAGGGCTGTGGCCACGAGGGAACCGCGACGCTCCGGGACGGCAAGCTCCCCTGGCGCTTCGAGTGGGTAACCCAGTGGCGCGAGCTCGGCGTCGACTTCGAGCCTTTCGGCAAGGACCACGCCGAGGGGTCCTGGCCAAGCGGCGTCGATATCGCGCGTTCCGTCTTCGATGTCGAGCCGCCGGTACCGATGGTCTACGAGTGGTTTACCCTCGACGGCGAGCCGTTCTCCTCCTCTGCGGGCAACGTCGTGATGGTGCCCGAAGTGCTGGAGCTGATCGAACCCGAAGTGCTCCGGTACTTTTTCGCGAAGGACCCCACGCGCTCGCGGGATTTCTCGATTCCACGCCTCGACCAGCTCGTCGACGAGTTCGACCGCCTCGAAGCGATCTACTACGGGGATATTGATCCCGGCGAGGAGTCGGAGACGGCGTTCGCCAAGCGAGTTTACCCCTTCCTCGTTGACGATCTTGAACCGGGGGCCGATCCGAGGGAGACCGAGCGACCGGTCCGGATTCCGTTCCGCTTTGCCGCGGTGCTTGGCATGACCGAAGATCCCGAACTCCGCGAGGAGATCGCAAAGCGCGAAGGCCACATTCCAGAGGACGCGAGCGACGAAGTAGTCGAAAACGCCCTGGCGCGGGTCGAACGGGCGCGGCGGTGGGCACGTCGGACGGACAACGCCTACAACTACGAACTCAAACGCGAGTCGATACCCGACATCGAGTTCGACGCCGACACCAAGGCGGCGCTCGACGAACTCGCTGACTTCATCGAGACCCACGACGATCCCGAGGCGATCCAGAGCGAGATCTACGAGATCGCTCGACGCCACGATGTCGAGGTCGGCGACTTCTTCGCCGCTGGCTACCGACTCTTCTTCGATCAGGAACAGGGGCCGAAGCTGGGAACCTTCCTCGCGAAACTCGATGAGGCGTTCGTGCTGGCCCGGCTCCGACGTGAGCGCTAG
- a CDS encoding site-2 protease family protein → MSTLVWVVGGILAYWALVRTANQRGWLPEYVKTQGPITTIHTKRGREFLDWLSQWDRFWRAWANVGLGIALVVMVGAFLMLVLSAALALSSPQPSQVTQPRNVLAIPGVNDFLPLSMAPEIVFALLVGLVVHEGGHGLLCRVEDIDINSMGVAMLAIIPIGAFVEPEQESQRNASRGGSSRMFAAGVTNNFVLSVLVFALLFGPVAGAIAVAPGASIAGPVPNSGAEAAGVDRGDRITALDGEPIETNSDLEGALADTDQEAVTVELNDDEETTIEQRLVVQGVTQGGPDNVEMGDRITAVDGETVDTRDELQTALGAEEVVTVDMDRNGEAVDETFATGALVVVAEDGPLATDAGLEPGSSVVITEIAGERVLTGDDLSEVMDEQSPGETAEIVVYEGTDRTTHEVTFAEADDGGALVGAASVAPGVNGITTSEWGLQYYPAGTYLEILGGENDEEAAIDPAVTDSFIGKTLLVLFLPLAGIIGGDTFPESFAGFTSEIMNFYVVDGPLAALGAGTFVLANILFWVGWINIQLGFFNCIPAFPLDGGHILRTSTEAIVSRLPIEGSYQLTKTVTTTVGLTMLLCLLLVIFGPRLLA, encoded by the coding sequence ATGAGTACGCTGGTTTGGGTCGTGGGCGGGATCCTCGCCTACTGGGCCCTCGTACGGACGGCGAACCAGCGCGGCTGGCTGCCTGAATACGTCAAGACCCAGGGCCCGATTACGACGATCCACACGAAACGCGGTCGGGAGTTCCTCGACTGGCTCTCCCAGTGGGATCGGTTCTGGCGGGCCTGGGCGAACGTGGGGCTCGGTATCGCTCTCGTCGTGATGGTCGGGGCCTTCCTGATGCTCGTGCTCTCGGCGGCACTGGCGCTCTCCTCGCCACAGCCGAGTCAGGTCACACAGCCACGGAACGTGCTGGCGATCCCCGGTGTCAACGACTTTCTCCCACTGTCGATGGCTCCCGAGATCGTGTTTGCCCTGCTCGTCGGCCTCGTCGTCCACGAGGGGGGCCACGGCCTGCTCTGTCGCGTCGAGGACATCGACATCAACTCGATGGGCGTCGCGATGCTGGCAATCATCCCGATCGGCGCGTTCGTCGAACCCGAACAGGAGAGCCAGCGCAATGCGAGCCGTGGTGGAAGTAGCCGGATGTTCGCGGCGGGCGTGACGAACAACTTCGTGCTCTCGGTGCTCGTGTTCGCGCTGCTCTTTGGCCCGGTCGCCGGTGCAATCGCCGTCGCACCCGGCGCGTCGATCGCCGGGCCCGTTCCCAACTCGGGGGCAGAAGCGGCCGGTGTCGATCGGGGCGACCGCATCACCGCACTGGATGGCGAGCCGATCGAGACGAACAGCGACCTCGAAGGGGCGCTCGCTGATACTGACCAGGAAGCGGTGACCGTCGAACTCAACGACGACGAAGAGACGACGATCGAACAACGACTCGTCGTTCAGGGCGTCACGCAGGGCGGCCCCGACAACGTCGAGATGGGTGACCGGATCACCGCTGTCGACGGCGAGACGGTCGATACACGGGACGAACTGCAGACTGCGCTTGGTGCTGAGGAGGTCGTCACTGTGGACATGGATCGGAACGGTGAGGCCGTGGACGAGACCTTCGCTACCGGAGCGCTCGTCGTCGTAGCCGAGGACGGACCCCTCGCCACCGATGCAGGTCTCGAACCGGGATCGAGCGTCGTTATTACGGAAATCGCCGGGGAACGGGTCCTGACGGGCGACGATCTCAGCGAGGTGATGGACGAGCAATCACCCGGTGAAACCGCCGAGATCGTGGTGTACGAAGGGACCGACCGTACTACCCACGAAGTGACGTTCGCGGAAGCCGATGACGGGGGAGCACTCGTCGGGGCGGCTTCGGTTGCACCCGGCGTGAACGGTATCACGACCAGCGAGTGGGGGCTACAGTACTACCCCGCAGGCACGTACCTCGAAATCCTCGGCGGGGAGAACGACGAGGAAGCCGCGATCGATCCCGCCGTCACTGATTCGTTCATCGGCAAGACGCTACTCGTGTTGTTCCTCCCACTCGCCGGGATCATCGGCGGTGACACGTTCCCCGAGAGCTTCGCCGGCTTCACGAGCGAAATCATGAACTTCTACGTCGTCGATGGCCCGCTGGCGGCGCTTGGAGCCGGGACCTTCGTGCTGGCGAACATCCTGTTCTGGGTCGGCTGGATCAACATCCAGCTTGGCTTTTTCAACTGCATTCCCGCGTTCCCGCTCGATGGCGGGCACATCCTGCGAACCAGCACAGAGGCCATCGTCTCGCGGCTGCCGATCGAGGGCTCGTATCAGCTGACAAAGACGGTTACGACAACGGTCGGGCTGACGATGTTGCTCTGTCTGTTGCTGGTCATCTTCGGCCCCCGGCTACTCGCGTAG
- a CDS encoding 2'-5' RNA ligase family protein gives MYSLNAPVPGRVAALAGDLFPELVGFESVRQEHSVLLKRLGDDEFSHLAEQVRQELQGAPAVEARVTGIDYFAEPPRGSQPVVYLSVASPGLQQLHEQLVDAFGAIDGLEGEDYVMHVTLARGGGDIEAARALAEREIEPITWTITELRLWDAKHGEAARTIPLPA, from the coding sequence GTGTACAGTCTCAACGCTCCCGTTCCCGGTCGTGTCGCCGCCCTCGCAGGCGATCTATTCCCCGAACTCGTCGGCTTCGAGTCGGTCCGCCAGGAGCACTCGGTGCTGCTCAAACGCCTTGGAGACGACGAATTTTCGCACCTCGCCGAGCAGGTGCGTCAGGAACTGCAGGGTGCACCAGCCGTCGAAGCCCGCGTGACCGGCATCGACTACTTCGCGGAGCCTCCCCGGGGGTCCCAGCCCGTCGTCTACCTCAGTGTCGCGTCGCCGGGACTACAACAGCTCCACGAGCAACTCGTCGACGCCTTCGGCGCGATCGACGGACTCGAAGGGGAGGACTACGTGATGCACGTTACGCTCGCGCGCGGTGGCGGGGATATTGAGGCGGCCCGGGCGCTCGCCGAACGGGAGATTGAGCCGATCACGTGGACGATTACGGAGCTTCGGCTCTGGGATGCGAAACACGGCGAAGCGGCGAGAACGATCCCGCTCCCGGCCTGA
- a CDS encoding DUF7554 family protein, which produces MMDSRADVEVETLLRIALVLVIVVLVLELLSMLISGLASLLGFLQPLILLAVAVLIVLWLFDRL; this is translated from the coding sequence ATGATGGACTCCCGTGCAGATGTCGAGGTCGAGACCCTCCTCCGTATCGCGCTCGTGCTGGTAATCGTCGTTCTCGTGCTCGAACTGCTCTCGATGCTAATCAGCGGGCTGGCATCCCTGCTTGGCTTTCTTCAGCCGCTAATCCTGCTTGCTGTTGCGGTCCTGATCGTGCTCTGGTTGTTCGACCGACTGTAG
- a CDS encoding DUF7343 domain-containing protein: MNSRERLGLALCIAVGIVAVLTMVGVAGAVDGGSHSLQEAGPESPTAQESFDADDARLTVTVDSDGTATWTVEYWKRLDDDESEEAFASIESDVEENPEEYVDGFAESMNDTVASAADDTDREMSASGYTVSTRTESIPQEYGVLTYQFEWSGFAAVDGDRMEIGDAISGFYLDDQTRLVIGWPGEYGLVDVRPEPNETRSDSVLWRGSETTFVGDEPRVVVSTEPDDADGLDDGTVDGEDSSGIPLIPVGGGVTGVFLLFMLWWLYSRGLSDEGAEDGDTVAQDRDGTQTAAVAGGVSTGGDEASTDLSGEAIDESDSGPPSELLSNEERVVRLLEQHDGRLKQQQVVQELDWTDAKTSQVISDLREEGTVETFRIGRENVVRLPEVDGEDTI; this comes from the coding sequence ATGAATTCGAGGGAACGGTTGGGACTCGCCCTCTGTATCGCCGTGGGGATCGTAGCAGTTCTCACAATGGTGGGAGTCGCTGGTGCGGTCGACGGCGGGAGTCACTCGCTGCAAGAAGCCGGTCCAGAGAGTCCCACGGCACAGGAGTCGTTCGACGCCGACGACGCACGGCTAACCGTAACCGTCGACAGCGACGGGACGGCGACCTGGACAGTCGAGTACTGGAAACGGCTCGACGACGATGAGAGTGAAGAGGCCTTCGCATCAATCGAGTCCGATGTCGAGGAGAATCCCGAGGAGTACGTCGACGGATTCGCCGAGTCGATGAACGATACGGTGGCGTCGGCCGCGGACGACACGGACAGGGAGATGTCCGCAAGCGGGTACACGGTGAGCACGAGAACTGAGTCGATCCCACAGGAGTACGGCGTTCTCACGTACCAGTTCGAGTGGAGCGGCTTCGCCGCCGTCGACGGCGACCGGATGGAGATCGGCGACGCGATCTCCGGGTTCTACCTCGACGATCAGACGCGACTGGTCATCGGCTGGCCGGGCGAGTATGGCCTCGTCGACGTTCGCCCGGAACCGAACGAGACCCGAAGCGACTCCGTGCTCTGGCGGGGTTCGGAGACCACGTTTGTCGGGGACGAGCCCCGGGTTGTCGTGAGTACCGAACCGGACGACGCTGACGGCCTCGATGATGGAACAGTTGATGGTGAGGACAGCAGTGGTATTCCGCTGATACCGGTTGGCGGTGGCGTTACCGGGGTCTTCCTGCTCTTTATGCTCTGGTGGCTCTACAGCCGTGGACTCTCCGACGAAGGTGCAGAAGACGGGGATACTGTCGCCCAAGACAGGGACGGTACGCAGACAGCGGCCGTCGCAGGTGGTGTGTCGACTGGCGGAGATGAGGCCTCGACGGACCTCAGCGGCGAAGCCATTGATGAATCTGACAGCGGCCCACCGTCGGAGCTCCTCAGCAACGAGGAACGCGTCGTTCGCCTGCTGGAACAACATGATGGGCGGCTAAAACAACAGCAGGTCGTGCAGGAGCTGGACTGGACTGACGCGAAGACGAGCCAGGTGATCAGCGACCTGCGCGAGGAGGGAACTGTCGAGACGTTCCGGATCGGCCGCGAGAACGTGGTCAGGCTTCCCGAGGTTGACGGCGAAGACACCATATAA
- a CDS encoding DUF7345 domain-containing protein codes for MISNRAIATVLAGLVVCSIAVAPVAGAQESEPEPSTIVEVDDEGDAMVTLTMTYDLDSDEETDAFESLEGDEEAQTDALDRYEGNMQSVADTASDRTDRSMAVTAESVSAERDGDIGVLSMTVEWTNLAAVEGEDLVVTEPFASGYETDHSLTVVAPDGHHVSDAAPTPDDEADGTATWVGGTDLDGFEAVLTSDGEATTGADDAGESDDDSLPGFGVGVTLVALIGATMIARRR; via the coding sequence ATGATTTCCAATCGTGCGATAGCGACGGTACTTGCGGGACTCGTGGTGTGTAGCATCGCCGTAGCACCGGTTGCAGGAGCCCAGGAAAGTGAACCTGAACCGTCGACGATCGTCGAAGTCGACGACGAGGGCGACGCGATGGTCACGCTGACGATGACCTACGATCTCGACAGCGACGAGGAGACAGACGCCTTCGAGTCGCTAGAGGGTGACGAGGAGGCACAGACCGACGCACTCGACCGGTACGAGGGCAACATGCAGTCAGTTGCCGACACGGCGAGTGACCGAACGGATCGGTCGATGGCAGTAACAGCAGAGAGCGTCTCCGCCGAGCGAGACGGAGACATTGGTGTCCTGTCGATGACGGTCGAATGGACGAACCTCGCCGCCGTCGAGGGCGAGGACCTCGTCGTCACCGAGCCGTTCGCCAGCGGCTACGAGACTGATCACTCGCTGACCGTCGTCGCGCCGGACGGCCACCACGTGAGCGACGCAGCCCCGACGCCGGACGACGAGGCTGACGGCACAGCGACCTGGGTCGGCGGAACTGATCTGGACGGCTTCGAGGCCGTCCTGACCAGCGATGGCGAGGCGACGACAGGCGCGGACGATGCGGGCGAGAGCGACGACGATAGCCTCCCCGGCTTCGGCGTTGGTGTCACGCTCGTGGCGTTGATCGGAGCGACGATGATCGCTCGACGGCGCTGA